One region of Mobula hypostoma chromosome 8 unlocalized genomic scaffold, sMobHyp1.1 SUPER_8_unloc_4, whole genome shotgun sequence genomic DNA includes:
- the LOC134341195 gene encoding interferon-induced protein 44-like — MRSRFKRGPNSHINQSQVKVKMQAGNRLGSGRQKLGQHSGTDHWVYATTNMGSKFSKIWLFRGSDFSKDGCFHFPTMDERNLGTLRNYLCNYNPPEGCGGCINILLFGMVGAGKSSVINTFLSALDPQGTTVTCVPTGNNPGSLTPELRSYGAGNLKFWDSVGWNALENPDQTKRVLQMILEGRVPKGMKLNSFNPDSDVANYPVIPENVIHGVAFIFDMNTVDSISEEQINAFKELQTIVAQKYIYRVVIGTKFELLGIQEDDHEQIYEYKPLQNKFTMLSDLTGMEKRSMFVVSNQWRGDQIEMIKCILALSALDNMIRNIDKFLKVTK; from the exons atgaggagtagatttaaaagggg CCCAAATTCGCACATCAACCAATCGCAAGTGAAAGTGAAAATGCAAGCAGGAAATAGACTTGGATCGGGCAGGCAGAAGCTCGGGCAACACTCCGGCACCGATCACTGGGTTTACGCAACGACGAACATGGGAAGCA aattttcaAAGATCTGGCTTTTCAGGGGAAGCG ATTTTTCAAAGGACGGCTGTTTTCACTTCCCAACCATGGACGAGCG GAATCTGGGCACTTTGAGGAACTACTTGTGTAACTACAACCCTCCTGAGGGCTGTGGGGGCTGTATAAACATCCTGCTCTTTGGCATGGTGGGGGCTGGGAAATCGTCCGTCATCAACACATTCCTTTCTGCTCTGGATCCACAAGGAACGACCGTAACCTGTGTTCCGACAGGAAACAATCCCGGGTCTCTCACACCAGAG CTCAGGTCCTACGGAGCAGGGAATTTAAAGTTTTGGGATTCAGTTGGATGGAATGCTCTGGAGAACCCTGATCAGACAAAGAGAGTGTTACAGATGATCCTGGAAGGGAGAGTTCCcaaaggaatgaaa TTAAACAGTTTCAACCCTGACTCGGATGTTGCCAACTATCCTGTTATTCCGGAAAATGTAATTCACGGTGTCGCATTCATTTTTGACATGAACACTGTAGACAGCATCAGTGAGGaacaaataaatgcatttaaggagTTACAGACAATTGTGGCACAGAAAT ATATTTACAGGGTTGTGATTGGGACCAAGTTTGAACTACTAGGGATACAAGAGGATGACCATGAGCAAATTTATGAATACAAGCCACTGCAGAACAAG TTTACGATGTTGTCAGACTTGACTGGGATGGAGAAGCGTTCCATGTTTGTGGTTTCGAATCAATGGAGAGGTGATCAGATCGAGATGATCAAATGCATCCTTGCCCTGTCCGCTCTGGATAATATGATCAGAAACATCGACAAGTTTCTCAAAGTGACGAAGTAA
- the LOC134341196 gene encoding interferon-induced protein 44-like, which yields MILEGRVPKGMKLNSFNPDSDVANYPVIPENVIHGVAFIFDMNTVDSISEEQINAFKELQTIVAQKYIYRVVIGTKFELLGIQEDDHEQIYEYKPLQNKFTMLSDLTGMEKRSMFVVSNQWRGDQIEMIKCILALSALDNMIRNIDKFLKVTK from the exons ATGATCCTGGAAGGGAGAGTTCCcaaaggaatgaaa TTAAACAGTTTCAACCCTGACTCGGATGTTGCCAACTATCCTGTTATTCCGGAAAATGTAATTCACGGTGTCGCATTCATTTTTGACATGAACACTGTAGACAGCATCAGTGAGGaacaaataaatgcatttaaggagTTACAGACAATTGTGGCACAGAAAT ATATTTACAGGGTTGTGATTGGGACCAAGTTTGAACTACTAGGGATACAAGAGGATGACCATGAGCAAATTTATGAATACAAGCCACTGCAGAACAAG TTTACGATGTTGTCAGACTTGACTGGGATGGAGAAGCGTTCCATGTTTGTGGTTTCGAATCAATGGAGAGGTGATCAGATCGAGATGATCAAATGCATCCTTGCCCTGTCCGCTCTGGATAATATGATCAGAAACATCGACAAGTTTCTCAAAGTGACGAAGTAA